A stretch of Acidimicrobiales bacterium DNA encodes these proteins:
- a CDS encoding bifunctional (p)ppGpp synthetase/guanosine-3',5'-bis(diphosphate) 3'-pyrophosphohydrolase: protein MATVTRVLPWRRGPNRSPSIEIAELLEAYREHHPKGDTALIERAFELAAAAHEGQTRKSGEPYIRHPVAVATIVARQGIDDVTIAGALLHDAVEDTPVGLKQLEDEFGSDLARIVDGVTKLERVKYDTKEEQQAATVRKMIVAIASDMRVLIIKLADRLHNLRTVAALPPFKQERTARETLDVYAPLAHRLGMQDMKQQLEDLSFAALHPRRYAEIDQMIHQRAPERDLYLAQVLADVQARLAELGIVAEIVGRPKHLWSIYEKMVVKGRSFDEIFDLVGIRVIVDSVRECYGALGSIHATWRPVQGRFKDYIAMPKFNLYQSLHTTVVGPQGKSIEVQIRTREMHQRAEFGVAAHSDYKDGESGGEMAWLNRIVEWQQETADHSEFMSNLKVDLDQDEVYVFTPKGKVVELPVGATPVDFAYSIHTDVGHACIGSKVNGRLVPLDSRLESGDTVEIFTSKVEGAGPSRDWLKFVASRRAANKIRQWYTRERREDAIEHGRDELLSALRREGLPAQRVLKEPVLMAVGEQLNYVDDESLFAAIGEGHVAGSTVAERIARELRGDDAADRHQDRLPSNVSRRIGAKRRARGTAGVHVEGLDDIMIRISRCCSPVPPDEIVGFVTRGRGVSVHRSDCLNATTLQEGQPDRLIEVEWDADHDGRFQTTIEVQALDRASLLVDVAKVLSDHGLNVVSVATETGDDAVAKMQFEFELADVSQLDAVLSRLLAVEAVYDAYRIVPGGGSSEAAD from the coding sequence ATGGCCACCGTCACCCGCGTCCTGCCCTGGCGTCGGGGGCCGAACCGCTCCCCGTCGATCGAGATCGCCGAGTTGCTCGAGGCGTATCGCGAACACCACCCCAAGGGCGACACCGCGTTGATCGAGCGGGCCTTCGAGCTCGCGGCCGCAGCCCACGAGGGGCAGACCCGGAAGTCGGGCGAGCCCTACATCCGCCATCCGGTGGCCGTCGCCACCATCGTCGCCCGTCAGGGCATCGACGATGTGACGATCGCCGGCGCGTTGTTGCACGACGCGGTGGAGGACACGCCGGTCGGCCTGAAGCAGCTGGAGGACGAGTTCGGCAGCGACCTCGCCCGCATCGTCGACGGCGTCACCAAACTCGAGCGGGTCAAGTACGACACCAAGGAGGAGCAGCAGGCGGCCACCGTCCGCAAGATGATCGTGGCGATCGCCTCGGACATGCGGGTGCTGATCATCAAGCTCGCCGACCGACTCCACAACCTCCGTACCGTCGCCGCGCTGCCCCCGTTCAAACAGGAGCGCACCGCGCGCGAAACGCTCGACGTCTACGCCCCACTCGCCCACCGGCTCGGCATGCAGGACATGAAGCAGCAGCTGGAGGATCTCTCGTTCGCCGCGCTCCATCCCCGCCGCTACGCCGAGATCGACCAGATGATCCACCAGCGCGCGCCGGAGCGAGATCTCTATCTCGCCCAGGTGCTCGCCGACGTGCAGGCCCGCCTCGCGGAGTTGGGCATCGTCGCCGAGATCGTCGGTCGCCCGAAACACCTCTGGTCCATCTACGAGAAGATGGTCGTGAAGGGCCGGTCCTTCGACGAGATCTTCGACCTCGTCGGCATTCGCGTGATCGTCGACTCCGTGCGGGAGTGCTACGGCGCACTGGGCTCCATCCACGCCACGTGGCGACCGGTGCAGGGCCGGTTCAAGGACTACATCGCGATGCCCAAGTTCAACCTCTACCAGTCGTTGCACACGACGGTGGTCGGCCCCCAGGGCAAGTCGATCGAGGTGCAGATCCGCACGCGGGAGATGCACCAGCGCGCCGAGTTCGGGGTGGCGGCGCATTCGGACTACAAGGACGGAGAGTCCGGCGGGGAGATGGCCTGGCTCAACCGGATCGTCGAGTGGCAGCAGGAGACCGCCGACCATTCGGAGTTCATGAGCAACCTGAAGGTGGACCTCGATCAGGACGAGGTCTACGTCTTCACGCCGAAGGGAAAGGTCGTCGAGTTGCCCGTCGGGGCGACCCCGGTGGACTTCGCCTATTCGATCCACACCGACGTGGGGCATGCCTGCATCGGGTCCAAGGTGAACGGCCGGCTCGTGCCGCTCGACAGCAGGCTCGAGTCCGGCGACACCGTCGAGATCTTCACCTCGAAGGTGGAAGGAGCGGGCCCGAGTCGGGACTGGCTCAAGTTCGTCGCGTCGCGTCGGGCCGCCAACAAGATCCGCCAGTGGTACACGCGTGAGCGTCGCGAGGACGCCATCGAACACGGCCGCGACGAGCTGCTGTCGGCGCTGCGGCGCGAGGGTCTGCCCGCCCAGCGCGTCCTCAAAGAACCCGTGCTGATGGCCGTCGGCGAGCAGCTGAACTATGTCGACGACGAGTCGCTGTTCGCGGCGATCGGGGAAGGCCACGTCGCCGGCTCCACCGTGGCCGAACGGATCGCCCGCGAGCTGCGCGGCGACGACGCCGCCGACCGCCACCAGGACCGGCTGCCGTCGAACGTCTCCCGTCGGATCGGCGCGAAGCGACGGGCGCGAGGCACCGCCGGGGTCCACGTCGAGGGCCTGGACGACATCATGATCCGCATCTCGCGCTGTTGTTCACCGGTGCCGCCCGACGAGATCGTCGGCTTCGTCACCCGTGGTCGCGGCGTGTCGGTGCACCGGTCCGACTGCCTCAACGCCACGACGCTCCAGGAAGGCCAGCCGGATCGGTTGATCGAGGTCGAGTGGGACGCGGACCACGACGGTCGCTTCCAGACCACCATCGAGGTGCAGGCACTCGACCGGGCATCGCTGCTCGTGGACGTCGCCAAGGTGCTCTCCGACCACGGACTCAACGTGGTCTCGGTCGCCACGGAGACCGGTGACGACGCGGTCGCCAAGATGCAGTTCGAGTTCGAGCTCGCCGATGTCAGCCAGCTCGACGCCGTGCTGTCCCGGCTGCTCGCCGTCGAAGCCGTCTACGACGCCTACCGCATCGTGCCGGGCGGCGGCTCGTCCGAGGCCGCGGACTGA
- the hisS gene encoding histidine--tRNA ligase → MAEPTFRAPKGTRDILPPESGRLRALLDEFARIAELSGFGEVVSPMFEDIGVFLRLGETTDVVTKEMFDFHDKGDPPQHFALRPELTASICRAYAEHRPIPPWKIWYQGPQFRYEQPQAGRYRQFTQVGVEVLGADDPQVDIDVIALGWEFYAALGLRQIELVVNSMGDASCRPGYLDALTSYLQDRRDDLSPQSQVTLDRNPLRVLDSKRAEDQAVIDAAPSMVDHLNEECGEHFAVVRAGLDSLGIPYSMSPRLVRGFDYYTKTVFEFVGEALGGAQNAVGGGGRYDGLVEDLGGPPTPGIGFALGVDRILLACDAEGVFAAPPPSVGVFVVDVTGGSQGLDVCQRLRAGGIGADRAYGGRSMKAQMKVADRSGAPYAAIIGEDEVAAGEVTLRDLRGDGGQRRIALDDLVSDVRSLLQN, encoded by the coding sequence GTGGCCGAGCCGACCTTCCGTGCCCCGAAAGGCACCCGCGACATCCTCCCGCCCGAGTCGGGCCGGCTCCGCGCGCTGCTCGACGAGTTCGCCCGGATCGCCGAGCTCAGCGGATTCGGTGAGGTCGTCTCGCCGATGTTCGAGGACATCGGCGTCTTCCTCCGCCTCGGTGAGACCACGGACGTGGTCACCAAGGAGATGTTCGACTTCCACGACAAGGGCGATCCGCCCCAGCACTTCGCCCTGCGTCCGGAGCTGACGGCCTCGATCTGTCGGGCCTACGCCGAGCACCGGCCGATCCCGCCGTGGAAGATCTGGTACCAGGGTCCCCAGTTCCGCTACGAGCAGCCCCAGGCCGGTCGCTACCGGCAGTTCACGCAGGTCGGCGTGGAGGTGCTCGGAGCCGACGATCCCCAGGTCGACATCGACGTGATCGCCCTGGGCTGGGAGTTCTACGCCGCGCTCGGACTGCGACAGATCGAGCTCGTGGTCAACAGCATGGGCGACGCCTCGTGTCGGCCGGGCTATCTCGACGCCCTGACCTCCTACCTCCAGGACCGCCGCGACGACCTGTCGCCCCAGTCGCAGGTCACGCTCGATCGCAACCCGCTCCGCGTGCTCGACAGCAAGCGGGCCGAGGATCAGGCCGTCATCGACGCGGCGCCGAGCATGGTCGACCACCTCAACGAGGAATGCGGCGAGCACTTCGCCGTCGTGCGGGCGGGTCTCGACTCGCTCGGCATCCCGTACTCGATGTCGCCCCGCCTCGTGCGCGGGTTCGACTACTACACCAAGACCGTCTTCGAGTTCGTCGGCGAGGCGCTCGGCGGGGCGCAGAACGCGGTCGGCGGCGGTGGCCGCTACGACGGGCTGGTCGAGGACCTCGGGGGACCACCCACCCCCGGCATCGGGTTCGCGCTCGGGGTCGACCGCATCCTCCTCGCCTGTGACGCCGAGGGCGTCTTCGCCGCGCCGCCGCCGTCCGTGGGCGTGTTCGTGGTCGACGTGACCGGGGGCAGCCAGGGCCTCGACGTCTGTCAGCGGCTGCGGGCCGGTGGCATCGGCGCCGACCGGGCCTACGGCGGGCGCTCCATGAAGGCACAGATGAAGGTCGCCGACCGGTCCGGTGCGCCCTACGCGGCGATCATCGGCGAAGACGAGGTCGCCGCGGGCGAAGTCACCCTGCGCGACCTCCGAGGCGACGGCGGTCAGCGCCGCATCGCTCTCGACGATCTCGTGAGCGACGT
- a CDS encoding adenine phosphoribosyltransferase has protein sequence MASMGRIEGLIRDVPDFPEPGIVYKDITPLLADPDGFDEAVHSMAEPWAEQGIDAIIGIEARGFLFGATVARQLGIGFVPVRKPGKLPHHTSSIDYGLEYGTDTLEIHTDALAPGRRTVIVDDVLATGGTAAAAAELVSRHDAVVAGFGFLLELAFLDGRSKLGDHRIESLVTIGAS, from the coding sequence ATGGCCAGTATGGGACGCATCGAGGGATTGATCCGCGACGTTCCCGACTTCCCCGAGCCCGGGATCGTCTACAAGGACATCACCCCACTGCTCGCCGACCCGGACGGTTTCGACGAGGCGGTCCATTCGATGGCCGAGCCGTGGGCAGAGCAGGGAATCGACGCGATCATCGGCATCGAGGCACGCGGGTTCCTCTTCGGCGCCACCGTCGCCCGCCAGCTCGGCATCGGCTTCGTGCCCGTGCGCAAGCCCGGGAAGTTGCCGCACCACACGTCGTCGATCGACTACGGGCTCGAGTACGGCACCGACACGCTGGAGATCCACACCGACGCCCTCGCCCCCGGACGACGCACGGTGATCGTGGACGACGTGCTCGCCACGGGAGGCACCGCGGCGGCCGCGGCCGAGCTGGTCAGCCGCCACGATGCGGTCGTCGCCGGGTTCGGGTTCCTCCTCGAGCTCGCCTTCCTCGACGGTCGATCGAAGCTGGGCGACCATCGGATCGAGTCCCTCGTGACGATCGGGGCGAGCTGA
- the secF gene encoding protein translocase subunit SecF, producing the protein MNTLRLMYRGEQHFDFPKLWRPALIGSLLLVLLSIGSLATRGLNLGIEFEGGTSWEVEAPGTSVGDAREALSGTDAAAGKIQVLGGDSIRLRADLDEADAIADVTEVMAELGGVAISEVSVTTVGPSWGDQITEKARNALIWFFIIVAGYIAIRLEWKMAVGAVVAVAHDILISVGVYSVFQFEVTPATVIAFLTIMGYSLYDTIVVYDKVREISGRLTGTGRYTYNEMMNLALNQVLMRSINTSITSMLPVASMLFVGSFFLGALTLQEFAIALLIGIVVGSYSSIFLASSLVAFMKSREEQYLAIARKVEARGHTGDGTRAVSTDDIALGRTASRPARATADRPRATSAPPRPRKKKKR; encoded by the coding sequence GTGAACACCCTCCGCCTCATGTACCGCGGCGAGCAGCACTTCGACTTCCCGAAGCTGTGGCGCCCGGCGCTCATCGGCTCGCTCCTACTCGTCCTGCTCAGCATCGGCTCGCTCGCGACCCGGGGCCTCAACCTCGGCATCGAGTTCGAGGGCGGCACGTCGTGGGAGGTCGAGGCGCCCGGCACCTCGGTGGGCGACGCCCGCGAGGCCCTGAGTGGCACCGACGCCGCGGCCGGCAAGATCCAGGTCCTCGGTGGCGACAGCATCCGCTTGCGCGCCGATCTCGACGAGGCCGACGCGATCGCCGACGTCACCGAGGTGATGGCCGAGCTCGGCGGTGTCGCGATCTCCGAGGTGAGCGTCACCACGGTCGGACCGTCGTGGGGCGACCAGATCACCGAGAAGGCACGCAACGCGCTCATCTGGTTCTTCATCATCGTCGCCGGCTACATCGCGATCCGCCTCGAGTGGAAGATGGCGGTCGGCGCCGTGGTCGCCGTGGCCCACGACATCCTGATCTCGGTCGGCGTCTACTCGGTGTTCCAGTTCGAGGTGACGCCGGCGACCGTCATCGCGTTCCTGACGATCATGGGCTACTCGCTCTACGACACGATCGTCGTCTACGACAAGGTCCGGGAGATCTCCGGTCGGCTCACCGGCACTGGTCGCTACACCTACAACGAAATGATGAACCTGGCGCTCAACCAAGTGCTGATGCGTTCGATCAACACATCGATCACTTCGATGCTGCCGGTCGCGTCGATGCTCTTCGTCGGCTCGTTCTTCCTCGGCGCACTCACGCTCCAGGAATTCGCCATCGCCCTGCTCATCGGCATCGTGGTCGGCTCGTACTCGTCGATCTTCCTGGCGTCGTCGCTGGTGGCGTTCATGAAGAGTCGCGAGGAGCAGTACCTTGCGATCGCCCGGAAGGTCGAGGCGCGGGGACACACCGGCGACGGCACCCGGGCGGTCTCGACGGACGACATCGCGCTCGGCCGGACAGCCTCGCGTCCCGCCCGGGCGACGGCCGATCGGCCCCGGGCGACGAGCGCGCCGCCGCGGCCCCGCAAGAAGAAGAAGCGCTGA